Proteins encoded together in one Mycobacterium sp. MS1601 window:
- the mnmA gene encoding tRNA 2-thiouridine(34) synthase MnmA, which translates to MRVLAAMSGGVDSSVAAARMVDAGHDVVGVHLALSSAPGTLRTGSRGCCSKEDAADARRVADVLGIPFYVWDFADKFKEDVIDDFVESYARGETPNPCVRCNERIKFSALSARALALGFDVVATGHYARLSEGRLRRAVDADKDQSYVLSVLTAEQLRHAAFPVGDTPKPQIRAEAARRGLLVAEKPDSHDICFIPSGDTQAFLGARIGVRRGSVVDSSGTVLAEHDGVHGFTVGQRKGLGIAGPGPDGKPRYVTSIDAESGTVHVGAAADLEIWELTGVDPVFTSGAAFVGPVEGEVQVRAHGGVAPAVAEVIDGRLLVRLRSALRGVAPGQTLVLYRPDADGDEVLASATITR; encoded by the coding sequence ATGCGAGTTCTCGCAGCGATGAGCGGAGGCGTCGATTCGTCGGTGGCTGCCGCCCGGATGGTCGACGCCGGTCACGACGTCGTGGGTGTGCATCTGGCGCTGTCCTCGGCGCCGGGCACCCTGCGTACCGGGTCGCGCGGTTGCTGTTCCAAAGAAGATGCCGCCGACGCTCGACGGGTGGCTGATGTGCTCGGAATCCCGTTCTACGTATGGGATTTCGCGGACAAGTTCAAAGAAGACGTGATCGACGATTTTGTCGAATCCTATGCTCGTGGTGAGACGCCGAACCCGTGCGTGCGCTGCAACGAGCGCATCAAGTTCTCGGCGCTGTCGGCACGGGCACTGGCGCTGGGTTTCGACGTGGTGGCCACCGGCCACTACGCCCGGCTGTCGGAGGGCAGGCTGCGGCGCGCCGTCGATGCGGACAAGGATCAGTCCTACGTATTGTCGGTGCTGACCGCCGAGCAGCTCCGGCATGCGGCGTTCCCCGTCGGCGACACCCCGAAGCCCCAGATCCGTGCGGAAGCCGCCCGGCGCGGCCTGCTTGTTGCCGAGAAGCCGGACAGCCACGACATCTGCTTCATCCCATCGGGGGACACTCAGGCGTTCCTCGGTGCCCGCATCGGCGTTCGCCGCGGTTCGGTGGTGGATTCCTCCGGCACCGTGCTGGCCGAGCATGACGGTGTGCACGGTTTCACGGTCGGTCAGCGCAAGGGCCTGGGCATTGCCGGCCCCGGGCCTGACGGCAAGCCCCGCTACGTCACCTCCATCGATGCCGAGAGCGGCACCGTCCACGTCGGTGCTGCTGCCGACCTCGAGATCTGGGAGCTCACCGGGGTGGATCCGGTGTTCACCTCCGGGGCTGCATTCGTCGGCCCGGTGGAAGGCGAGGTCCAGGTGCGGGCCCACGGCGGGGTCGCGCCCGCGGTGGCGGAGGTGATCGACGGACGTCTGCTGGTGCGCCTGCGCTCAGCACTACGCGGCGTGGCACCCGGTCAGACGCTGGTGCTCTACCGGCCCGACGCCGACGGCGACGAAGTACTGGCCAGCGCCACCATCACCCGCTGA
- a CDS encoding cysteine desulfurase family protein, protein MSPAKPVYLDHAATTPMHPAAIEAMTAVLSTVGNASSLHTAGRQARRRMEEARETLAGVLGARPSEVIFTAGGTESDNLAIKGIYWARHDADPARTRIITTAVEHHAVLDAVTWLAEHEGAEVVFLPTEADGSVTAASLREVLTEQAPSVALVTVMWANNEVGTLFPVAELAAVAAEFDVPMHSDAIQAVGQVPVRFADSGLSAMSVTAHKFGGPTGVGALLLRRDVGCVPLTHGGGQERDVRSGTSDVAGAVAMATAAEISVAALDATSARLLALRERLIDGVLAEIDDVVLNGARESRLPGNAHFTFRGCEGDSLLMLLDANGIECSTGSACTAGVAQPSHVLIAMGADATTARGSIRLSLGHTSVESDVDAALEVLPAAVARARQAALASAGVVR, encoded by the coding sequence ATGAGCCCCGCCAAGCCGGTCTACCTCGATCACGCCGCCACCACCCCGATGCATCCTGCTGCCATCGAGGCCATGACGGCTGTGCTGAGCACTGTCGGCAACGCATCCTCGCTCCACACGGCCGGTCGGCAAGCCCGACGGCGCATGGAGGAGGCCCGCGAGACGTTGGCCGGTGTTCTGGGCGCCCGTCCGTCGGAGGTCATCTTCACCGCCGGCGGTACCGAGAGCGACAACTTGGCGATCAAGGGCATCTACTGGGCCCGCCACGATGCCGACCCGGCGCGTACCCGCATCATCACCACCGCTGTCGAACACCATGCGGTGCTCGATGCAGTGACGTGGCTGGCCGAGCACGAAGGCGCCGAGGTTGTCTTCCTGCCCACCGAAGCCGACGGCTCGGTCACCGCGGCGTCGTTGCGTGAGGTCCTCACCGAGCAGGCCCCGTCCGTGGCGCTGGTGACGGTGATGTGGGCCAACAACGAGGTGGGCACGCTGTTTCCCGTCGCCGAGCTGGCGGCCGTCGCCGCCGAGTTCGACGTCCCGATGCACAGTGACGCCATTCAGGCCGTCGGCCAGGTGCCGGTGCGCTTTGCCGACAGCGGGTTGTCGGCGATGAGCGTGACAGCGCACAAGTTCGGCGGGCCCACCGGGGTGGGCGCGCTGTTGCTGCGCCGCGACGTCGGGTGTGTGCCGTTGACCCACGGCGGCGGCCAGGAACGCGATGTCCGTTCCGGCACATCGGATGTCGCGGGCGCGGTCGCCATGGCCACCGCCGCTGAGATTTCCGTGGCTGCCCTCGATGCCACCAGTGCGCGGCTGCTGGCACTGCGGGAGCGACTGATCGACGGCGTTCTCGCCGAGATCGACGATGTGGTGCTCAACGGTGCGCGTGAGTCCCGGCTGCCGGGCAATGCCCACTTCACCTTCCGTGGTTGTGAGGGTGATTCACTGCTGATGTTGCTGGACGCCAACGGAATCGAATGCTCCACCGGATCAGCGTGTACTGCCGGGGTGGCGCAGCCGTCCCACGTGTTGATCGCGATGGGTGCCGATGCCACCACTGCCCGCGGCTCCATCCGGTTGTCCTTGGGGCACACCAGCGTCGAGTCCGACGTCGATGCCGCGCTGGAGGTGCTGCCCGCAGCGGTGGCCCGTGCCAGGCAAGCCGCATTGGCCTCGGCGGGGGTGGTGCGCTGA